DNA from Solanum stenotomum isolate F172 chromosome 3, ASM1918654v1, whole genome shotgun sequence:
TCATCTACTTTGAGGAGCTTCAACATAGAATTTCCATTTTTGAATCGATGGGTTTGAATTAATCTCAATTGGCTTTGGGGATTGGGTTAATGGCAGGATTGACTTCACAGTGAGAACAATGTAGATATAAATGTAATCCATCATTTGAAAGTAATATTCAAAATTAGAAACTGTACATCAAAgggaaataaaaaaacaaactggaatatttttaaaagtcaCGGTTCCTGTGGAACACCAATTTGACTGATATCTTCTCAAAGGTATACATGGAAGTAGTATAATTGTACAAATAATTCTAGAAAGCTGTTAAGCTTCCAAACGACAAATTCAGTCCTCATTATCTGGACTTCAACTAAATTGGTTCCTCTTCAATGTTACTGCAGCAGTGTCCATGCCAGGTTACACTGACCTTGTAGCTTTAATTTCTAGAAAGAAaccataaaataagaaataatatttcaagggaaagaaaaaagaaaatatttgacatattttgTTAGCAATTATCAGCTCCAGTAGATGCTTCCTCCTTGTTGGGAGCTAGAAGGTGTTTTGTCAATGTTGTCTCTTCAGTATTGGCAATTCTTTTCTCTTCTGTTTTACCCCACAAAACTAGGTAAAGCCCAAACATAATCAGAAGTCCTCCAAGTATCCTGCATTTAAAAGTTCATTAATTAGTTTGAGATCAATTTATATGGACTACATGTTGTGAGCAAGTGAGATAGTAAACTCAAAAAAGTATTTTGTCACATTAAAGTAACTGAACTTTACACACTATATAAGTTAGTTTTTGACTTACCCGCCAGAGTAGAACTGATCACCAAGAATTAGAAAAGCCATGACAGCAACTAATACTGTTTGCACAGGCTGGAATGAGGCAACATAAACTGGTCCTCCTTTCTGAATGCACCAAGTCTGGagagaaatgactattccaGAAGAGATAATACCCTAAATGCAATTGCAGTTCAAAATTGTTAGCCATTCATGTTAATTAAGATTATGTGAAACAGGGTgaattaaaggttggttttttaattattataaggGTCTTACAGCATATAAAATCAGATAAATTTCCTCTCCAGACTGGATCTTCCAATGTGTTGGATCCCTTTCTGTAAAAGCTGCTATAGCTAGGAACTGGATCAATCCAAAGAAGCATGTAAATGATGTAAGTGATAGCTTGGCTGGGTACTTCTTCAGCATTGGGGCCTGCATAATTTAATAAGTTCCATTAGACACTAATTAGAGCAAGTAAATAACAAGTTGTCAACCATGTGGAGACTGCTTGGCCTTACTAACAACAATtgcagttgatttcattataaTATGCAATCTGCGTAATTTAACTTCTTGTAGCAGGCTATTCAAAAATGTTGCCAAAATGCATTACTTTTGGAGGATCAAACAAGcagaagagtctgagcaacatagataCCAAGTTGTTCCCCTTATTTTACTTGCAAGTAGTTCTACTTATACTGTTTTAATGGTTAGCAATCATGAGGGATACCTGAAGAACCATCCAACCAGCCCATGATAAGCAGTGAGCAAGCAAATAAACACAACCCCATGTCCAATTCAGCATGTCCTCTTGAGAAGCAGCCATTTCTTCATCAGAAATATTGCTTCCTTTTAACAGAGGAGGGCCCTTGTAAAGAGTAATAACTGTGGCTCCTCCAACACTTACTATAGTTCCCAGAACTTTAGCCATGCCATCTCTCCTCATAAAATGAATTCTTTCTAGCCTGAGAGTATACAAAAATGTATTTTAGTCTCAATACTTTGatacaaaaattaatgaatccatgtaaatgtgtcattttgatggcaggcctagtggtcaatgacgttagttgagaaccatgaggtctcaggttTAAATCCAGTCATTTCTTTTCATCTGTCTTAGCGGACAGAGTAACGCGGACACCAGGgttatcaacaaaaataaaattaatgagtCATTTTGATGAGCTCTTGCATACCTTAGAATAGAAGCCATGATAAAAGTAATAGCAGGAACAGAGTTTTGCATTGCTGAAGCAAAGGTTGGTGATGCATAATACAACCCTAAGATATAAAATCCTTGGTTTGCTGTGATTCTGAAAAGCAAAAAATTACAATGATTAGCAAAATACATTTCAAAAAATGTTTTACTAATATTGACAATGTAAAGAATTTTTACTGTTTATGTATTTAAGCGTATTGTAGCTAGTAACTTACATTATTTCTTACTAATcctgtttttttataaaacgaCTACATGTAGTTATCTTTCAGTTGACGTAATAGTATAAAAGTTCTTTATAATGTACATAGTtgtattcaaagaaaaaaataggaaGTTGATAACTCCTCTTGCTACTTGCTTACCCTATTAAtgcaaggaaaaaaaattgaaccaataGAGAGAATGTGAGGGGTGGTCTTTCCTTCCTGTATAATTCAAAAGAAGAttataaatcaagaaataatgGTAAAAGGGCAAAATAATTGTGTTTTGTTGAAAATAAAGACTCACTTTTCCAAGAAATAAGCAAAGGGTCCTAACAAAACCAATGCAATAATATTTCTATAAACAGGATACACAATTTGGCTGACACCAATATTAAGTGCAAGTCTTGAAACTATATGAAATCCTGCAAAACATAATTGCAAAACAAGCAATGCTATAAGAAGTTTCACTTTTCCAGAAATGCCACGTTTTGGTTCCATATCTTTTGatatttctttctaatttttttttactctttagATCCTCAAGTACTAACAATTGtccccatatatatatacacaaagtGAAAGATGTCAatgggaaagaaaaaaaaaatgtgtattaaattgaataattgagGGAGAAAACAGAACAACCTTACTGGCATATGCAAAGTGATCATTTAGACATAACATTATGggatttgaatattttaaaaaaataa
Protein-coding regions in this window:
- the LOC125859928 gene encoding WAT1-related protein At3g18200, with translation MEPKRGISGKVKLLIALLVLQLCFAGFHIVSRLALNIGVSQIVYPVYRNIIALVLLGPFAYFLEKKERPPLTFSLLVQFFFLALIGITANQGFYILGLYYASPTFASAMQNSVPAITFIMASILRLERIHFMRRDGMAKVLGTIVSVGGATVITLYKGPPLLKGSNISDEEMAASQEDMLNWTWGCVYLLAHCLSWAGWMVLQAPMLKKYPAKLSLTSFTCFFGLIQFLAIAAFTERDPTHWKIQSGEEIYLILYAGIISSGIVISLQTWCIQKGGPVYVASFQPVQTVLVAVMAFLILGDQFYSGGILGGLLIMFGLYLVLWGKTEEKRIANTEETTLTKHLLAPNKEEASTGADNC